A window of Microcoleus sp. FACHB-831 contains these coding sequences:
- a CDS encoding translation initiation factor IF-2, with amino-acid sequence MGFADLSIAEIAADYNLSVEEVFQLCDRLGIAYKTEKTRLALEDAKAIMSKILSQRQHSDTDGGDSLA; translated from the coding sequence ATGGGCTTTGCAGACCTGTCAATTGCTGAAATCGCCGCCGACTACAACCTCAGTGTAGAGGAAGTTTTCCAGCTGTGCGATCGCCTGGGAATTGCCTATAAAACCGAAAAGACCCGTCTGGCTCTGGAGGACGCAAAGGCAATTATGTCTAAAATCTTGTCTCAAAGACAGCACTCAGACACCGATGGTGGGGATAGCCTTGCCTGA
- the psbV gene encoding photosystem II cytochrome c-550, whose amino-acid sequence MLKRYIWLAVATVFFTFQLVVSSASALELDEATRTVKLNEQGEQVTLSLKQVKEGKRLFNYACAKCHTGGVTKTDFNVGLGPNDLALATPPRDSIASLVDYMKHPTTYDGETNIAELHPAIESADIFAEMRNLTEDDLYAIAGHILLQPKVVGEQWGGGKAVR is encoded by the coding sequence ATGCTTAAGCGATACATCTGGCTTGCTGTGGCCACTGTATTTTTTACATTTCAACTTGTTGTCAGCAGTGCATCGGCGCTGGAACTGGATGAAGCCACCCGCACCGTGAAACTGAACGAGCAGGGCGAACAAGTCACCTTGAGCCTCAAACAAGTCAAGGAAGGCAAACGCCTGTTCAACTACGCTTGCGCTAAATGCCATACGGGGGGCGTTACCAAGACAGATTTCAACGTGGGACTAGGCCCCAATGACTTGGCTCTCGCAACTCCTCCTCGTGATAGTATCGCCTCCCTGGTGGATTACATGAAACATCCAACCACTTATGACGGGGAAACTAACATCGCTGAGCTGCACCCAGCTATCGAGAGCGCAGATATTTTTGCTGAGATGAGAAATCTCACCGAAGACGATCTGTACGCGATCGCCGGTCATATTCTCCTACAACCCAAAGTTGTGGGCGAACAGTGGGGTGGCGGTAAAGCCGTGCGCTAG